The sequence below is a genomic window from Flavobacterium lindanitolerans.
TACTGTGCGGTATTTCCGGCACCAATGTTTTCTGCACTTGGATTCAGAAAGGCCGCACCGGTTCCTCTGTAACTATCAGGAGAAATTCCCCAGTTCAAAGTTCCTACGTTGTTTCTAAAGGATGCCCATGTTGGGGGTATGCCACTTTCAAATGTTTCTAAAGCCATTTGGGCGTGGGCTCCGATGGAAATGAAAAGCAAAAACATGGGGATGACAATTCTTTTCCTGACACATTTATGTATCAGTCTGTCAAGAATTGTTGAGAATCGATAAAAGCTAATTGGCAAGAGCCGGCCTATTATCGAAGCAAATAATAATTCTTTTCTCATAAGTCATTACATTTTTTTCAGTTAGTGTTTCGTCATAAAAATAAGGACTAATGTTAACCTTTTCTTAATAATGTCTTTACTATTTACCGAAATTTGAAAGGCTAAATAATATCGTAAATATTTAAATACCAGAAACTTAAACCTTAAAATAAAACAAACCCATTTCTATTAGATTTTATATTAGAGGTTTGGATATTTTCATAAACCTCTCTTAATTTTAATATATTTTTTTCACTTTTAGCAATTAATACATATAAAAATATAACAACTGTTATTATTAGCTATTAAGTGTTAGGAATTATCAATATCGTGTTTTAAAACATTTTAAACATCCAAAATATTTTATCTAATAATCTTTAATATTCTAAAAAGGGTTGATAATCTTAACTATATTTTAAAGGCCACAAATCAGATAATTTTTAGATTTGAAATTAGATACATTAATCAGCCCAAATAACAAGGGGTTTCTATAATCAAGGCTGAACTGGAATAAAATAAAAATCATATAGCGGGTTAAACTAAAAAGGTTAAAAAGCAACAGCCGACCTTTTTTAAGGTCGGCTGTCAGAGATGTATTCTTTAATCAGTAAGAACTATGTCTTATCTCTTTATAATCTTAAATTCCGAACGCCTGTTCTGCGCATCCTCCTCTTCCGTGCAATTTGCCCTGCAGTCCACCTTCGGCTCCGTGCTCCCGAAGCCCTTGCCCGAAACACGCTCCTTACCGATGCCCTTCGACACAAGGTACTGTACCGTAGACTGGGCCCTCTGCTCCGAAAGCCTCAGGTTGTAGGCCGCACTTCCCTTACCGTCCGTATGCGACTTCACGTAGATCACCATGTCAGGGTATTTCTCCATCACGTTCACGAGCTTGTCCAGTTCCGCGGCCCCCTGCTGGGTGATGTTGCTCCTGTCGAACTCGAAGTAGATGCTTTTCAGGATGACTTCCGTATCGGTGATGACCACCTCCACAGGTTCAAGGGA
It includes:
- a CDS encoding OmpA family protein gives rise to the protein SLEPVEVVITDTEVILKSIYFEFDRSNITQQGAAELDKLVNVMEKYPDMVIYVKSHTDGKGSAAYNLRLSEQRAQSTVQYLVSKGIGKERVSGKGFGSTEPKVDCRANCTEEEDAQNRRSEFKIIKR